One window of the Zea mays cultivar B73 chromosome 3, Zm-B73-REFERENCE-NAM-5.0, whole genome shotgun sequence genome contains the following:
- the LOC103650828 gene encoding uncharacterized protein yields the protein MVRSAMSSVLLFVLCSKSFSCYGSSSICCFIATAVESSEQSFDVEAPRRQTSSRGPFCLFFVQAALAEQHPPRRAQKPSPDSFFHALVRRRVELLNVDVSSFCIAVSTLVSPNTAVAYCAYYSLYSSSPSPWKFPSHRPASLLRRSSRRHPYCLTALRSSHSVFSWSTTLVEIPNYVIRGSIAW from the exons ATGGTCAGATCGGCTATGAGTAGTGTCCTGTTATTTGTGCTGTGTTCAAAATCCTTCAGCTGCTATGGAAGCTCATCGATCTGTTGCTTCATCGCTACCGCAGTTGAGTCGTCAGAACAGTCCTTCGACGTTGAAGCACCCCGCCGTCAAACATCTTCGCGCGGACCGTTCTGTCTGTTCTTCGTCCAAGCTGCACTCGCCGAACAGCATCCTCCTCGTCGCGCTCAGAAGCCGTCACCTGACTCATTTTTCCATGCTCTGGTGCGTCGTCGCGTGGAGCTGTTGAACGTCGACGTCTCCAGCTTCTGTATCGCCGTGTCGACGCTCGTCTCCCCCAACACCGCTGTTGCCTACTGCGCCTACTACTCGCTCTACAGCAGCTCGCCGTCTCCCTGGAAATTCCCCAGTCATCGCCCGGCTTCCTTGCTTCGCCG TTCGTCGCGTCGTCATCCCTACTGTCTCACGGCGTTGCGCTCCTCACACTCCGTTTTCTCCTGGTCAACGACGCTTGTGGAAATCCCAA ACTACGTTATTCGTGGATCAATCGCTTGGTGA